The Miscanthus floridulus cultivar M001 chromosome 7, ASM1932011v1, whole genome shotgun sequence genome includes a region encoding these proteins:
- the LOC136463935 gene encoding auxin-responsive protein SAUR36-like, whose product MLTRRHGGFRLGRKLLSAWRWVLCHRRRRRGRGYLRLQPCQQGRRGSNKSPSTSPLADAAVRAKKQQQQRDESGSPRMLTWGRSLARRMRLLRRRAGGGKDGRLLEDAAAEATTPKGKVAVYVGGAEPGGESMMRYVVPVVYFNHPLFGELLREAEEEFGFQHPGGITIPCAASRFERAAAVAAGGGGKKVPAGWW is encoded by the coding sequence ATGCTGACGAGGCGGCACGGAGGGTTCCGGCTCGGCCGGAAGCTGCTCAGCGCCTGGCGCTGGGTGCTCTgccaccgccggcgccgccgcggccgcgggtACCTCCGCCTGCAGCCGTGCCAACAAGGACGACGAGGCAGCAACAAATCCCCGTCGACGTCCCCCCTGGCGGATGCAGCGGTGCGCGccaagaagcagcagcagcagcgcgatGAGTCTGGCTCGCCGCGGATGCTCACGTGGGGGCGGTCGCTGGCGCGGCGGATGAGGCTCCTGCGGCGGCGTGCGGGAGGGGGGAAGGACGGCCGGCTGCTGGAGGACGCCGCGGCGGAGGCCACCACGCCCAAGGGAAAGGTGGCCGTGTACGTGGGCGGCGCCGAGCCCGGGGGCGAGTCGATGATGCGGTACGTGGTCCCCGTGGTGTACTTCAACCACCCGCTGTTCGGGGAGCTGCTGCGCGAGGCCGAGGAGGAGTTCGGCTTCCAGCACCCTGGCGGGATCACCATCCCGTGCGCGGCCTCGCGGTTCgagcgcgccgccgccgtggccgccggcggcggcgggaagAAGGTGCCTGCTGGATGGTGGTAG